The following proteins are co-located in the Manihot esculenta cultivar AM560-2 chromosome 7, M.esculenta_v8, whole genome shotgun sequence genome:
- the LOC110618757 gene encoding BTB/POZ domain-containing protein NPY2: protein MKFMKLGSKPDSFQSDANNVRYVANELATDFIVTVGNVKFYLHKFPLLAKSARLQKLAATANEQNIDEVDIFDIPGGSASFEICAKFCYGMVVTLSAYNVIAVRCAAEYLGMHENIEKGNLIYKIDVFLGSSIFRSWKDSIIALQTTKPLMPLCEELEIMNNCVDGVATKACIDVSKVDWSYGYNRKKRLEENGNDPDVNAIRNHLVPKDWWVEDLCDLDIDLYKHVITAIKTKGIVPSEVIGEALKAYAYRRLQGLSKGVIQYGEAIKYKSTVDTIVCLLPADRGGLSCSFLLKLLKAAIYVGLGDMSKGQLIRKIGQQLEEASVHDLLIPSAEGVSMMYDVDTIKKIVEEFLMRDQNAEVDSLEEGQQVQEITGPGILSNASKLIVAKLVDGYLAEIAKDFNLPLLKFVELAEMVSGIFRPAHDGLYRAIDMFLREHPGISKSERKRICKLMDCKKLSVDACMHAVQNERLPLRVVVQVLFFEQVRVAATSGSSTPDLPKELRYLSHGSSRSASAVTNPDEDWDAVVTVEELKALKAEIASLRLSNAKRNGNGKNGVDKATSNRMKGLVKSKMMFTKLWSSKGEKSENSGSDSSDSLGSTIPEEAKSTPSRNRRHSVS, encoded by the exons ATGAAGTTTATGAAACTTGGATCAAAGCCGGATTCGTTTCAGTCGGATGCAAACAATGTCAG GTATGTGGCTAATGAGTTGGCAACAGACTTCATTGTTACTGTTGGGAATGTAAAGTTTTATCTGCATAAG TTTCCGCTTCTGGCAAAAAGTGCTCGCTTGCAAAAGTTAGCTGCAACTGCCAATGAGCAAAACATTGATGAAGTTGACATTTTTGATATTCCTGGTGGGTCTGCTTCCTTCGAGATATGTGCCAAATTTTGTTATGGTATGGTTGTGACTCTCAGTGCTTACAATGTCATTGCTGTTCGATGTGCGGCTGAGTACCTGGGAATGCATGAAAACATTGAAAAAGGGAATCTCATTTACAAAATCGATGTTTTCCTTGGCTCCAGCATTTTTCGCAGCTGGAAGGATTCAATCATTGCTCTGCAGACCACAAAGCCACTGATGCCATTATGTGAGGAACTGGAGATAATGAATAATTGTGTTGATGGTGTAGCTACCAAGGCCTGCATTGATGTTTCAAAAGTTGACTGGTCCTATGGCTACAACCGAAAGAAACGCCTAGAAGAAAATGGGAATGATCCAGATGTGAATGCTATAAGAAACCATTTGGTGCCGAAAGACTGGTGGGTGGAAGATTTGTGTGATCTTGATATTGATTTATACAAGCATGTTATTACGGCAATTAAAACCAAGGGTATAGTTCCTAGTGAAGTGATTGGAGAAGCCTTGAAAGCTTATGCTTATAGAAGATTACAAGGATTAAGCAAGGGTGTAATCCAATACGGAGAAGCGATAAAGTATAAATCAACTGTTGATACAATTGTGTGTCTGTTGCCTGCTGACAGAGGCGGCTTGTCCTGTAGTTTTTTACTGAAGTTATTAAAAGCAGCCATATATGTAGGCCTAGGAGACATGTCTAAGGGACAGCTAATCAGGAAAATAGGACAGCAACTAGAGGAGGCTTCTGTGCATGATCTCTTGATACCTTCAGCAGAAGGAGTGAGTATGATGTATGATGTTGATACCATAAAGAAAATAGTGGAAGAGTTTCTGATGCGAGATCAGAATGCTGAGGTTGATTCATTAGAAGAAGGCCAACAGGTACAGGAGATTACAGGACCAGGGATTTTGTCGAATGCTTCCAAGCTGATAGTGGCAAAACTGGTAGATGGATACCTTGCTGAAATTGCGAAGGACTTCAATCTACCCTTGTTGAAGTTTGTTGAGCTCGCTGAGATGGTATCTGGTATCTTCCGGCCGGCTCATGATGGATTATATCGAGCAATTGACATGTTTCTCAGG GAGCATCCAGGGATCAGCAAAAGCGAGAGGAAGAGGATATGCAAGTTGATGGATTGCAAGAAGCTCTCAGTCGACGCATGCATGCACGCAGTGCAGAACGAGAGACTTCCATTGCGGGTGGTTGTGCAGGTACTCTTTTTCGAGCAGGTCAGGGTGGCTGCCACATCAGGAAGTAGCACTCCTGATCTCCCAAAAGAGCTCCGATATCTTTCTCATGGGAGCTCAAGGTCTGCCTCTGCTGTTACTAATCCAGACGAAGATTGGGATGCTGTGGTTACAGTCGAGGAGCTCAAGGCACTGAAGGCGGAGATAGCATCTTTGAGATTAAGTAATGCAAAGAGAAATGGGAATGGTAAAAATGGTGTAGATAAGGCCACAAGCAATAGAATGAAAGGTTTGGTGAAGTCGAAAATGATGTTTACAAAGCTTTGGTCAAGCAAAGGAGAAAAGAGTGAGAACAGTGGCTCAGATTCATCTGATAGTCTTGGTTCTACAATCCCAGAAGAAGCTAAGTCTACTCCATCAAGAAACAGGAGGCATTCTGTCTCTTAG